The DNA segment aaaacattctgaaaaattttACTAAATGTCTACTTTTgatctttcataaaatttttgtgAGCTTATAAAATATGGTACCTCACATTCACACCAATTACAACTTAACATTTAAGCATTTCCTTTACCTATAAACAGTCAAATTTCATCACTAATCCTGTttcaagataatttaaaactttcccGTTCCATtctaaaaccttttaaaaaacactgtcaatgtaaatgcaatatttcttctaagtgaatttttaaaatttaaacattatctTTAAGCAAATTTTCATGTGGGTACTTCAAATGACATTACTTATTCAGCCACTTTGTGTATTTTGTTTATCCGTTGAATGATTTGACTCTCTTTATCTTGTAATTTTAATGCAATTTCactctgaaaaagaaaagaaaaaacatactgtatttataattctgaTATGAACTGGAATCAGTGAagcataatatttttgttttcattaagaaACTTGATTTTTCATCTAACAAGTTTTCTgacttaaaactttgatgaatACTTAGCCTTACCTTTGTACTGTTCATTATATACAGAAAGGAGTGTTGAAACTGTAccaaaattttataagaaaatccCCTAAATTTTCTGACCATCTTTCATTCTGTCAAAGAGGCCTACATGGCCAAGTGGCTGAGGTccctgacttagaatcacttgcacctcacatTTTGTGGTTTGGAAACCTCACTTGGCGTGTAAAATTCTTCCATGTGTGGAAGCCTGGTACAGCTAACTTACAGAAGGTATGTGGTTCGACCCATGTAAGATAAAGTTTAGAGAGACACCTTAATGAAAATCTAGAAAatggccatatgacctaaattgtgtcagtgtgacattgaACTCAACAAATCAAATCAATCTTAACTGTCAAAATCCTCTTAAGACATAAAATGCACAACTACACTCAGAAGATGATGTTAActactaacaagagggccatgatggccctatattgctcacccgAGTTTACTTGATTGCTAGAACAAATTTCTTtactaaagcttcaaaaacaaaaaaactaggtgagtaagATAAcaactgaaatctgttaaaaattatacCAGTGGGCTAAATCTCTTTGCTGcagcttcaaaaacaaggaagtaggtcagtatgtcagggTTTAGAATACTGAAGAGgagtattgaaatttgtatcaaaaattatacacacaggccaaatttcaatgctgtagcttcaaaaataaggaagtaggtcagtaggtcaagattaagactacTCAAGATGTGTATTGAAATCTccatcaaaaattatacatgtggtccaaatttcaatgctgtaacttcaaaaatgaaaaagtaggtCCGTAgtcccctgggtcatgatttgaacaaacttgatagctgatctttaaaaaatactaacTTAAagtaccaaatatctaaggtctaggcctAATGGTTCTGGACAAGTAGATTATTAAATATGTTTCCTTTAtaggtcaatgtaaaacaagggactcCCTGGGcatggcatatattgaccccagggtcatgatttgaacaatcttgtttgagaaccactagagcatgccaaatactaaatatctaagctctgtgccttatagtttaagacaagaattttttaaaggtttttccctatacaaatctatttaaaccatgtgacccccggggtggggccagttttaaccccaaggggataatttgaacaactttggtaaaggactactatatgatgctacataccaaatatcaaagccctaggctatgtgattttgtacaagaagattttcaacgttttccctatgtaagtttatataaaccatgtgacccccaggggcggggccatatttaaccctagggggataatttgaacaatcttggtagaggaccactagatgatgctacatatctaatatcaaagccctaggccctgtggttttggacaagaagattttcaaagttttccctatataagtctatgtaaaccatgtgatccccagggcataaccatatttgaccctagtgggataatttgaacaatcttggtagaggaccactagatgatgctaaataccaaataccaaagctcTAGGACctgtggatttggacaagaagattttttcagtttttcctttcggttgccatggcaaccagagttctgtatggaattcaattctttgaacaattttgaaagcggactacccaaggaacatccctgtgaggtttcatcaaaattggcttggtggtttaggaggagatgttttttaaagaaaagtgtggacggacgacagacagacaccagacggtgagcaatcacaatagctcatcagAGCACAAACCCAAGcaatttgtgctcaggtgagctaaaaactacaaAATGAAGAGCCTGAACATAGACTAATTGGTTATAAAGTAGTCTCGGAATACAGCCATGCCATTGGTCAGTTCAAATTTTTAAGTATaaacaaccaatcaaatgctaGATTTTTTTAGACTGATTTTTTAAATCTGCTTCAACCCACTTACCTGTAAATTACCAAGCATTTcctttgtaacactttcaacaaCTTCGCGGATATCCTCTGGTGTTAGTTCGGCAAAAAGATCTGACTGTGAAACCTGGTCCTCCAATTCTTTTGCAGCATCAGGTTGCTCTTCCTCTGGCTGAAAATCAAAATAGTCATGTGATATGCTCATATTTTACCTAACAGTAACCAAAACATATCAAGAATGGTATTTAACTATACTAATTGAAAATTTCTAATGCCCCCCTCAATATTTTTGGCACTATCTTCCACTATGCTAGAAGTATGTTTATGAAACTCTCATGAATTTAAACAATTATGCTTTTAACATCATGTAACCAAGATCAATCAATTCTATGATATCATTTTATGCACTTATGACCTAAACCCAATTACAAAAAGCCACTAAAACACAATGTCATATTAATGTATGAAATTCACAAATAcataaatgagctgcaccatgagaaaaccaacaaagtgcatttgggaccagcatggatccagaccatggatccgcacagtctggtcaggatccatgctgttcgctttcaaagcctattgcaatcagagaaaccgttaatgaacagcatgtatcctgaccagactgcacagatgtgcaggctggtctggatccatgctggttgcaaacgcactatgttggttttctcatggcgcggctcatttcacaTTTTAATCAAGCTTGGAAGCCTAAAGTTAATCCATTTTTGGATGATGGCAAAgacttttgaaacaattttatataacttttaccATACCTTAAACTATAAGAAACAatagtaaataatgttttaaccCGTATCcctctaaatttctataatgaacttgtccatctttcagttgactgttaaaaagggtgcttaccaaaaatatactgactgaatgcaaTAAGGTGCAGATTTTGattagactgcacagatgtgcaggctgatcaagatctacactggttgcaaaaggctgaatcaatcgtgtccagcatgataagggttaatacttTCATGTTACTGTTAGTATTGTGATGTGATTTGTGCACTTAAACAGGGAAAATGTGACAGCTAGTAAATTTGTTAGACTGATGGTaggtaaatattataaaattagaaatatttgtgAGGGACTtatattttcatggatttcatggtaaAGCCAATTAAAAGCTTTTCTTGATATGAAGGaaactgttttttgttttgtttatctgaAAGAAGCTGTATAATACCTATTATTATATGCAGGTATGAAAGGAAACAAGCTAAATGTCCCGAATGATTTTTTCCCTTGGAGAGTCTGTTGAAAATATAAGGTCTTTATTGGCTGACTGTCTTTTCTTTAATAAATTATgtcaaaaaatatcaataaaactaaacctagtaaaactgaaaataacaaaacatgattGTACTCTACAAAAATCCTGCCCCGTGGCACTAGTCAAATTTACCTTGTATAGGAGAGGGAAAAGTATAATTACTATATTAGTTCTAAAGACAGGGCAGATTTTTTCATCTTCAATTAGAAAAGCTAGGAAATAACAGAAACTATTAAGCTCAACCCATCAGAAGTTAATTAAGGAATATTTTGGATAGTATGGTATGGTTTATTCTTACCACTACTTTCTTTCTAGAAGCTGACCCCCTTGAGGAGCCCCTAGATTTTGAGGCTGAACCCCTAGATTTTGGAGTTGCACCCCTTGATCTTGGAGTTGAGCCTCGAGATTTTGGGGTATTCAGGGTTGCTTCCCTTGATTTAGCAGATTTTGTTTCTCTCGGTTTACGCTGCAAATGGTTATATACAAGTAAAGTTGAGTAAAAGTACAATAATAAAAGTTTACTTTGATCCACTCAATCCATAACAgaactgaaaattttataacaatcCATCCACAAATCaagtcaaaactgaacttttaaaaacTGTAGGGGTCAAAAATAGCAGAAATGCAATGATAAATAtcctataataaattaaaaactaatcaagatattttgaaaatttaaaattaccgCCCTCTGTGTATATAGTATCAATGGCGCTAACCTATATTTGAAAacgaaatcaaggaaaaaccttgctACAGAAAAAGTggatcaaacaaaaatttaaagatgttTCATTCTTTGATTCTATAGAATTTAATGTATTATAAATTGTTAACTCTTTTAATATCTTGTGACTGTAAACTCTTTTAATAGCAGTTTCAGTATGTGAAGAACACACTTATAAATGTGCAGATGGTACAAAATGTTTATACAGAAACCAATACTGTTCTTAACAATCCTTGTCACACAAGAGATAACATGATACCTGATGGTATATGGAAAGAACTGATCAGAACTGATGAGCCCAAAATATGTGAATAAATCAGGAGCTTTTCATTATACAGAATGAAAAAGGCTGTTCAGCAAAAGCATTTGAatcttggattttaaaaataaattgttattgAGTAACTAACAGGTTATTTTTGCATATGctcatttttttaaatcagtctcaaaatttaaaaattagtttaaaaCTGAGAAACTGGCAATTTCTGAAGCGAAGCACTTTAATGCTAAACATGccaaaataatgtataaatgagccacgccatgagaaaatcaacatagtggctttgcgaccagcatgaatccagaccagcctgcgcatccaaacagtctggtcaggatccatgctgtttgctttcaaagcctattgtaatcagagtaactgttagcgaacagcatggatcctgaccagactgcgcggatgcgcaggctggtctggatccatgctggtcgcaaagccactatgttggttttctcatggcgcggctcaaataatactTTTTCTCAGAGAATTACGTGCATCTCCAACATTTCCAAAAATAACAGAAACATCTAtaagtattataatatatatatttatcaaaattatggaAAACACGGTGCAAAGAAAACAAccctaaaacataaaacaattatcaaatttcaatgaaatgctgtAAAGAAAGTTaacctaaatttctataaatgtttttttccgATTATGACAGAATGATGTGAAtaaaattttagatatatatcaatttttttttgttccatataGATGTAATTAACTTCATGTTTctaaaattcaaatataaattaaatagaagaaaaatgtataaactttgTTAATATCTGGTTTaagtgtctgaatgtttgtaatatatatagatcaacatagtgaaaaatacatgtattaatctaatttgaaataaatgtttgatgAACATTAATTGAGCATGTTTGTGTtattaacatacatttaaaataataataataataataataataataataatattgactTTATTTTACGAGGCAAACATATTTGGCAACCAATCTTACATATGGGCCTCATTTGGGCCAGTGCTTTGCtgttttttacaaatataaaaagggCAACAATTCTGAAGCATGAAACTTTCTCCTCTTACGATGCTTATAATGACATAACAGATTACACTAAAAAAATGCTatagcaaaaagggggcataactttgtgaaacagcaaaacagagttatacATCGGTACCTTTGTACTGCATGTCACATCACAGttaacaaatgtgtgaagtttcaatctgaTCCTACAAGTAGTTACCGATATaacaacttacatacaaaaactaaatcaaaaattGCTTCGTcaaaaaaggggtataacttttttaaattacAGAATAAAGTCATTGAACCTTTGCATAGTAAGCCCTATCATAACAGAGAACAAGTGTGaagcttcaatccattcccaaaaaATGGTTACTGACAGAGATACTATCTTAcacataaaaaacttttaaaaaaaatttcaaatgctaaaaaggggcaaaactttGTAGAAATGCAAATTAAAGTTACAGAACCTGTGCATGcaagtcagatcatcacagtgaaagagtgtgtggagtttcaatccattaccacTAGCAAtttctgagataccagcttacatacaaaaagcTTAACCAAATTTGGAACAAACATGAACAAAAatgtgagtgcaatagctctaccttttctttttATAGTCAAGCTTATTAGAAAAGGACTAAAACATATATGCCTACCTCTGGAGAGGGTGATGGGGGAGGGGTAGCAATATAATCTTTAAACATATCTTCTGATACTCCTTCATCTAGTGGGGGTGGGAACGGAACATCGGCTGCCTTGGAAACCTCTACATCCAACTGAAAATATATGCGTAAAATGCAAATAATTCTCTATGTTATTGCAAAGAAATGGGGGCAAAAACCATTCTCATAAAATTTATATACCGgtatatgaaacatgtttttttacATCAAAACAGAGCCTAGATACATAATACTTCCTATATAAAATCCTATGACAAAGTCAATATTTATAGCTTATTATTTGTATCTAGAAATTATGCACAAGTTCTGTAGCTGAAATTATTATTTCGCCAATATTATTCTGCAAATGAACAAGCAcatatttctccatacaaaaCTGTCCTTAAAGTCTgaggaaaaacaaaaatatatagtgTCAATTTTAATGTGACAACACACAATGAAATGATGTCACAACTGACGTCATACATCCAGTATGAAATCCAAATGtcaatttacaaaatattgatgTTTAGGTCCCACCAAAACTTAAAATGGTGTCTGTAACAACTTAAAATTGTTATGGTATATTGAAACCACAGAAATTCATTTACTTTGacatcaaaacatttttcttttttttaaaacctcaACTGCTCAATTTAGACTTTGATATACCAATAATTCACAGGACAGGGActttaaatatatgtttcaaaatCTTCAGTACAATGTTCTACTTTTGTGCATGTATCATAAAAAAGGTAACAAACTGTATCAACTAGGTCAAATACAATCATATTACATACCTACCAGATCagaacaacaaagaaaaataataaaacatatctaCATAGATTACATGGCTTACTGCTCAATAGTCAAGATTACTGCCTGTAGTCCAAAGAACTAGGGTCAACAGATTTGACTACTTACCAGCAAGTTATTCAATAATTATtctattacatgacatcagaaataaattttcatattttttcttcaagttttaaaataagcCCAGCAGTATTTAGTATTAAACTACAAACTGGTCAACAGCACAAACTGTCGACTGATGACTGATAAACGGAGTCATATAGTAAACAACAACATGACTCTTTTGCTTTACAAATTGTCTAAATTTAGTCTGGTTGCTGTCAGTATTCGAGAAAGTAAACActtgaaagaaaattgaaaatttgtttcAGACTTCATGCAATAAAACATTAATAGTTTGCAGGTCAATAAGTGTTCATATTACCACATTAGAGTAATCATACTACACATATATTTACAACAGAATTGTTCTCACCATAGGTCCTTTCTGGTATAAGGAATACAAATATGATCATATGCTACTGATGATATCACAGTATGTGAACAAAATTAGCATGATTATCAAGTGAACAACAATTCATGAAACAGTGAAGGCACAGATATGCAGGGGTACAGTATCACACTACTGATCCATAGCAATTGGATTTGAATTCAGAGTTTCTCCACACTCCATTTGTAAGACCCAAATAATAGTCAGAAATCGAGAAAGTGTGTCAGGCATACAGTGAAGCACAGCTTGCTCAAGAATTGATGGCTCAGACATCCCAACTCACTGGAGCAactcatatgagccgtgccatgagaaaaccaacatagtgggtttgcaaccagcatggatccagaccagcctgcgcatccgcgcggtctggtcaggctccatgctgttcgctttaaaagcctattggaattggagaaactgttagcgaacagcatggatcctgaccagactgcgcggatgcgcaggctggtctggatccatgctggtcgcatacccactatgttggttttcccatggcgcggctcatatggtaaCTGACTGTATTCCCTATACTTTCTATATTTAGATCACTCGAAAGCAGTTTGGTGATCATCCTTATTTGCGAGAAACTTTCTATATACCGCTGTCATGTAAAATAAATCGGATTAAATTATTCTTATAAATGACGAAAGTGGTGTATATACATACATCTGTCCCAATAATCTCTTCAGCTTGTGAGTGAGTGAACATAAACAGGAATAGTCTGTAATGCTGAAATAACCTGAAATAAAAAGTCAACAAGTAAAGCAGTGACTCAGCAAAGTGTGACAATGTAAAATTTGGTGAGTGTAAAAGAAAGTTATTTCAATCTGAAATGTAAAagtttattccattttttttgtttcactggTATGACGTTAAATCAAGTAGTTTTATTCATCTTGTAGTTCCATACACCAAGGAAAAATCTACTGTTAATTGGTATTTTTGCTCAATAAAACTGCCAATTAagttaccaaaatatttcacaattatatttcaacaaattactgaagaaaacaagagctgtcactaatggtgacaaatgctcacgcagcaccttgacctttaacctggtgaccttgacctttgacctggtgaccccaaagtcaataggggtcgtgtactcaataagtactatcagcatgtgaagtttgaaggtcctgggtgcagaggtttgcgagtaaagtgccttcatgcaaaaagttaacattggcccctgtgaccttgacctttgacctggtgaccccgaagtcagtaggggttgtgtactcaataggTACTACAtgtatcagcatgtgaagtttgaaggtcctgggtgcattggttcgcgagtaaagtgccttcatgcaaaaagttaacattggcccctgtgaccttgacctttgacctggtgaccccaaagtcagtaggggtcgtgtactcaataagtactatcagcatgtgaagtttgaaggtcctgggtgcagtggttcgtgaataaagtgccttcatgcaaaaagttaacattggcccctgtgactttgacctttgacctggtgaccccaaagtcagtaggggtcgtgtactcaataagtactatcagcatgtgaagtttaaaggtcctgggtgcagtggttcgcgagtaaagtgccttcatgcaaaaagttaacattggcccctgtgaccttgacctttgacctggtgaccccaaagtcagtaggggtcgtgtactcaataagtactatcagcatgtgaagtttgaaggtcctgggtgcagtagttcgcaagtaaagtgccttcatgcaaaaagttaacattggcccctgtgaccttgacctttgacttgctgaccccaaagtcaataggggttgtgttcttaataagtactatcaacatgtgaagtttgaaggtcctgggtgcagtggttcaagtttaaagtgccttcatgcaaaaagttaacattggcccctgtgaccttgacctttgacctggtgaccccaatgtcagtaggggttgtgtactcaataagtactatcagcaggtgaagtttgaagatcctgggtgcagtggttcgcgagtaaagtgccttcatgcaaaaagttaacgttgtgacgaatgaaagaactaactaacaaacaaacagatggacagttgaaaactaataagcctcccttcgggggcataaaaaagtaaataagaagTGTGCAATCTTTCATTTCACTGGGATTCTAATTCCTATCAATCCATGAAATGAAAGTATATGCATGAAAAGTAAATATCTCAtctgttttatgttcaaaataggAAATCCACCAAATTATATCCCCATGAAACAGCATTTTtgactgttcgctaacggtttctctaattgcaataggctttgaaagcaaacagcatgaatcctgaccagactgcgcagatgcgcaggctggtctggatccatgctggtcgcaactgcactatgttggttttctcatggtgcggctgatATATGAATGAGGTCAAAGACTAAATCTCTTGCCCCCCACCACTGTTGGTTTGAGACCAGACACTGgatgtgtagaattctttcatctGAGGTAACCATCCAGCCTCCTTATAAAGAAAGCTGGTGATTTGCCCAGATTCACACCCTTGCTTGAAATAATACTCAGAGGCACTTGGGGTTTTGTTTGACCTagaaaagctggaaaattgccacATGGCCTCTATAATCGTGTCAGTATGATCAATGTTAAACCCTCCCCAATCTCCAACACAAAATATGAGAGTTGTGTCTGTGtgatgttaacccttaccatgctgaacatgattgattctgcctttgtgaacagtgtagatcatggtcagactgcactgtgtgctattcagtcagtacctttttggtaagcaccccttttaacagttaatggtactgcccaatttgaaagatggacaagttcattacagaaattaagcagggtaagggttacaccctacagaaaaaaaaaaagaaagaagaaaatattaCGTAGTGTATATGTATTGTGTAGCCTGTTTAGCTTGTTGTACATTAAAGCAGTCCAGACCTCCTGACTTCACATCATCTAATCCAATACCTGCGAACATTTTGTTGAGCTCAATAGAATTCTCTATCATACTCATCTGTTTATCTGAAAACAAAGTCAAATAAGAAAAGGTTAACATAATGCAACCATATGAAATAGGTAAATCAATACATGATGTGTTTGTTTTTACCTAATCAActtctttttaacctttagcctgcttgtggcaagtgattctgcctttctgatcagtgcaggctgatcttggtctgcactgttcactatccagtcagtaaattttcagtgaacacccctttgaataataggtggtactgcccaaattgaataatggaccagtccattttagaaattaagcaggctaagggttaaacagaaATATCATGCAAACACTTTTTTCATGTGCACTGTGTAGAGTACTTATTTCTTGTATGATTTACTCTTTGTTTTACtgttaaatcatattttcatgTCACTATGAcctaaagaaaatataatgagCAATTTCATTGTTAGATAGAAAGGGCATcaacctttaaatatttacaatcGCCCTATTCATTTCCATTGAAAATTCTGACGTTCATTTcttatgaacagcaaaaggaaaggcacgAAATTTacatcatcgctgcttagtgataactgaCTGCTGTTTTGACGATGtctgcgtatagtcagggagaacgttcctttgatgacgtcgcagttgttccgtgtGAACAGAagggccgggaagctgattttaatgttaaatgccacaaaatatgtgcaatttataatattatcttgtttacaaaattaatggaaaggaaatataatgtaaatgtaagaaatgaaactatttttttcggtgttcatgcgaaatgaacgacagaataggatcggcaaattaaacatcaTGGATTTGCCgttcctattctgttgttcattttgcatgaacaccgaaaaaaataatttcatttcttaatttaacaCTCTAAGGAAAAAGGGGAGCATATCTTGAAATACGGgtaaaaaggaggcataattcattGGTATCAGAGCTATGGACCTTgtcataaaaatgtatattacatCCGAGTTATATTCTATTTTAGATCTGAATCAAATCTTTTAAGTAATAACTCAGAATGAAAGTTCATCAatactttaacctaaaattcaaaGTAAAGAGGGGAAATAATACAAgaaacattggtgccagagttgcTGATCTTGTCATAGCTGATGCAGGTGGTAACTTTAGACAACAATTTCAAGTATAAAGTAAATGATCAATTGGGTAACACACGTAACAGAGATAAaattaaagtgcatcaaaacattaacttAAAAGTCTTATTTAAAAGAGACATTATTCACAAAATTCAGTTACCAGTTATTAACCTTGTCCTAAAAGATTCTAACAAACTTTTTCACTTTCTACCAAATACATTTACTAATAACAAAGACTATGTCAAATATAATGTGTACTATGATGGGTAACagctattttcagtttgaagcaaatccatcataCTAAAACAAAACTGAGCCAGAAAAATGGAAAGTGAACAATCTTTAAAACCGGGATGCCTGCACCAGGGTagaatagctctccttatactttggatggtcagtaaaatatatatacttctTACTTCACAGCTTGGCTATATTGTTACCACAGTCACTGATATGTGACAGATACTATTTACTAGAGAAATTCTATCGCTGGCAAATTTCATAAATACCTTTTACATTTTCCAGTAAAGTATGTACAACTGTAAAAAATCCAGACAACTGTTGGGCAGTGAATTTCTGTTGTATTCCCCAGTACACAGCTGATGTGTAATAATCTAATATAGAGGCTTGTGTGAGGTCTACTCCGTTGTTTTCCAAACTAAATATCTCTTTCAGTTTACTGAAAAATAAACGTGTAATGATACAATTTCtattatatgatattttcaaagagACCCAGCTTTAGAAAGCTTGCAGAAGTA comes from the Mercenaria mercenaria strain notata chromosome 9, MADL_Memer_1, whole genome shotgun sequence genome and includes:
- the LOC123546877 gene encoding ciliary-associated calcium-binding coiled-coil protein 1-like isoform X4, which gives rise to MSKKGGRAKGKSSKDDDGDDKESLAYKVLTQEQTNELMPMNVNQIQDKLKEIFSLENNGVDLTQASILDYYTSAVYWGIQQKFTAQQLSGFFTVVHTLLENVKDKQMSMIENSIELNKMFAGIGLDDVKSGGLDCFNVQQAKQATQYIYTTLFQHYRLFLFMFTHSQAEEIIGTDLDVEVSKAADVPFPPPLDEGVSEDMFKDYIATPPPSPSPERKPRETKSAKSREATLNTPKSRGSTPRSRGATPKSRGSASKSRGSSRGSASRKKVVPEEEQPDAAKELEDQVSQSDLFAELTPEDIREVVESVTKEMLGNLQSEIALKLQDKESQIIQRINKIHKVAE
- the LOC123546877 gene encoding ciliary-associated calcium-binding coiled-coil protein 1-like isoform X3; this translates as MSADRRRMSKKGGRAKGKSSKDDDGDDKESLAYKVLTQEQTNELMPMNVNQIQDKLKEIFSLENNGVDLTQASILDYYTSAVYWGIQQKFTAQQLSGFFTVVHTLLENVKDKQMSMIENSIELNKMFAGIGLDDVKSGGLDCFNVQQAKQATQYIYTTLFQHYRLFLFMFTHSQAEEIIGTDLDVEVSKAADVPFPPPLDEGVSEDMFKDYIATPPPSPSPERKPRETKSAKSREATLNTPKSRGSTPRSRGATPKSRGSASKSRGSSRGSASRKKVVPEEEQPDAAKELEDQVSQSDLFAELTPEDIREVVESVTKEMLGNLQSEIALKLQDKESQIIQRINKIHKVAE
- the LOC123546877 gene encoding ciliary-associated calcium-binding coiled-coil protein 1-like isoform X2; translated protein: MAGADRRRMSKKGGRAKGKSSKDDDGDDKESLAYKVLTQEQTNELMPMNVNQIQDKLKEIFSLENNGVDLTQASILDYYTSAVYWGIQQKFTAQQLSGFFTVVHTLLENVKDKQMSMIENSIELNKMFAGIGLDDVKSGGLDCFNVQQAKQATQYIYTTLFQHYRLFLFMFTHSQAEEIIGTDLDVEVSKAADVPFPPPLDEGVSEDMFKDYIATPPPSPSPERKPRETKSAKSREATLNTPKSRGSTPRSRGATPKSRGSASKSRGSSRGSASRKKVVPEEEQPDAAKELEDQVSQSDLFAELTPEDIREVVESVTKEMLGNLQSEIALKLQDKESQIIQRINKIHKVAE
- the LOC123546877 gene encoding ciliary-associated calcium-binding coiled-coil protein 1-like isoform X1 is translated as MAAKGSKVSGKSSKTGSTLSAKSDSKGRGKRVTLEDDDGDDKESLAYKVLTQEQTNELMPMNVNQIQDKLKEIFSLENNGVDLTQASILDYYTSAVYWGIQQKFTAQQLSGFFTVVHTLLENVKDKQMSMIENSIELNKMFAGIGLDDVKSGGLDCFNVQQAKQATQYIYTTLFQHYRLFLFMFTHSQAEEIIGTDLDVEVSKAADVPFPPPLDEGVSEDMFKDYIATPPPSPSPERKPRETKSAKSREATLNTPKSRGSTPRSRGATPKSRGSASKSRGSSRGSASRKKVVPEEEQPDAAKELEDQVSQSDLFAELTPEDIREVVESVTKEMLGNLQSEIALKLQDKESQIIQRINKIHKVAE
- the LOC123546877 gene encoding ciliary-associated calcium-binding coiled-coil protein 1-like isoform X5 yields the protein MAAKGSKVSGKSSKTGSTLSAKSDSKGRGKRVTLEDDDGDDKESLAYKVLTQEQTNELMPMNVNQIQDKLKEIFSLENNGVDLTQASILDYYTSAVYWGIQQKFTAQQLSGFFTVVHTLLENVKDKQMSMIENSIELNKMFAGIGLDDVKSGGLDCFNVQQAKQATQYIYTTLFQHYRLFLFMFTHSQAEEIIGTDLDVEVSKAADVPFPPPLDEGVSEDMFKDYIATPPPSPSPEPEEEQPDAAKELEDQVSQSDLFAELTPEDIREVVESVTKEMLGNLQSEIALKLQDKESQIIQRINKIHKVAE